A DNA window from Myxocyprinus asiaticus isolate MX2 ecotype Aquarium Trade chromosome 15, UBuf_Myxa_2, whole genome shotgun sequence contains the following coding sequences:
- the LOC127453087 gene encoding nonsense-mediated mRNA decay factor SMG5 isoform X1 has product MSGPGQDSEPEAKVLHIKRLYRAVVETVHKLDIIISGKSSYREVFKPENISLRNKLRELCVKLMFLHPVDYGRKAEELLWRKVYYEVIQVIKTNKKHIHSRSALECAYRTHLIAGVGFFQHLLLYIQSHYQLELQDCIDWTHVTDPLIGRKKPVSATLKEMEWAQMACHRCLVYLGDLARYQNELAGVEAEQLAERFYHQALSVAPHIGMPFNQLGTLAGSKFYNVEATYNYLRCIQSETPFDGAYGNLKRLFDKAAKMYHQVKKQEMKKLSPSRQRSKDIKRLLVSFMYLQSLLQPKNSLMETELTSLCQSVLEDFNLVLFYQPLPAHGSHSASEEEEEHESVCSVLPDSLIFKIVVTCLMVVHSLKRGASKQYSASIAFTLALFSHLVNHVNIRLQAELEEGESDVPPLRTDNTDNPDARDHSSAAPSEERTIQNGSLEEEDEEKENEEGKPKGNGRTVEMKKGLEKKRSAEEKQKQKRKFSRLSMLRRRRCAHKQDESDLSEGFESDEEEDDEDVRPVDGLGASRVQVNALGREVRREPLAEDGSWESGSEEDEAGTAFDVETDSDMNSQESRSDLEDMEDAENAPQQQQQEEEEQPQLSREENSTPPVTNGPLVSNDASISSNLQAMSSQLFQAKRCFRLAPTFSNVLLRPPSTNKPTPDSNPAPTQEVTPPPGETPSNISPEIANGTNDNDPDSDSESSEHSNQSFHCEKTLSERLEILTNQGLIQIVKVFLDWLRTNTDIILMCAQSSQSLWNRLSVLLNLLPDGSKILEADLCLNKEVKDLLNECEQPGLVQTLLLPEDLALRHLPALSVAHRRLDFTSQRPPLTPLVESVVRVCCIRSFGHFLTNLQGNVLHFNPEAGIFTSISQSEQENLVQQAKAQFRMAEKEARRNRLMRDMAQLRLQLEVSQLEGSLQQPKAQSSMSPYLVPDTAVLCQHLGLLRQLAASGCFIIIIPRTVIDGLDMLKKENAGARDGIRFLETEFRKGNRYIRCQKESGRSFERDKLKRQDIEAWHLYKMVDSCRQLTGSQNSGDEDTAGMVTILTGHSLEELTERSAPMKAAVLAVAAAGMELKNITEFYRQWKEMG; this is encoded by the exons ATGAGCGGGCCGGGTCAGGACAGCGAGCCAGAGGCCAAAGTGCTTCATATTAAACGGCTGTACAG GGCTGTGGTGGAAACGGTACACAAGTTGGATATTATTATCAGCGGCAAGTCATCTTACAGGGAGGTctttaaacctgaaaatatcagctTGCGGAACAA GTTGCGAGAACTTTGTGTTAAGCTGATGTTCCTGCATCCTGTGGACTATGGACGCAAGGCAGAAGAACTGCTGTGGAGGAAGGTCTACTATGAGGTCATACAGGTCATCAAGACCAACAAGAAG CATATTCACAGCCGCAGTGCTCTGGAGTGTGCGTACAGGACCCATCTGATTGCCGGGGTGGGCTTCTTTCAACACCTGCTGCTCTACATCCAGTCACACTATCAACTGGAGCTGCAGGACTGCATTGACTGGACACACGTCACAGACCCGCTCATCG GTCGTAAGAAACCAGTCTCAGCCACCCTTAAAGAGATGGAGTGGGCCCAGATGGCATGTCACAGATGCCTTGTGTACTTGGGAGATCTCG CGCGGTACCAGAATGAACTGGCGGGAGTGGAGGCAGAGCAGCTGGCTGAACGCTTTTATCATCAGGCCCTGTCTGTCGCACCTCACATCG GAATGCCATTTAATCAGTTGGGTACGCTTGCTGGAAGTAAATTTTATAACGTGGAGGCTACTTACAATTACCTGCGCTG CATTCAGTCGGAGACTCCCTTTGACGGGGCTTATGGGAATTTAAAGCGTCTGTTTGACAAAGCAGCCAAGATGTACCACCAAGTGAAGAAACAAGAGATGAAGAAACTTTCACCATCACGCCAGAG GTCAAAAGACATCAAAAGACTACTAGTGAGCTTCATGTATTTGCAGAGCCTGTTGCAGCCAAAGAACAG TTTGATGGAGACGGAGTTGACATCATTGTGCCAGTCCGTGCTGGAGGACTTTAACCTGGTGCTGTTCTACCAGCCTCTTCCTGCTCATGGCAGCCATTCGGccagtgaggaggaggaggaacatGAATctgtctgctctgtgctgcctgatAGCCTCATATTCAAGATTGTGGTCACTTGCCTTATGGTGGTGCACAGCCTGAAGAGAGGGG CTTCAAAGCAGTACAGCGCCTCCATCGCCTTCACATTGGCTCTGTTCTCCCATCTGGTCAATCATGTGAACATTCGACTGCAAGCTGAGCTGGAAGAGGGGGAGAGTGATGTCCCACCCTTACGCACTGATAACACTG ACAACCCTGATGCCAGAGATCACAGCAGTGCTGCTCCTTCGGAGGAGAGAACCATTCAGAACGGCTCACTGGAAGAAGAGGATGAGGAGAAAGAGAATGAGGAGGGCAAGCCCAAGGGCAATGGCAGGACGGtggagatgaagaaagggttggAGAAAAAGAGGTCCGCTGAGGAGAAGCAAAAGCAGAAGAGGAAGTTCTCACGGCTCTCCATGCTCCGCCGCAGACGCTGCGCACACAAGCAGGACGAGAGTGACCTAAGCGAAGGATTTGAGAGTGACGAAGAAGAGGATGACGAAGATGTCCGGCCAGTTGACGGTCTAGGAGCCTCCAGGGTCCAGGTGAATGCTTTAGGGAGGGAGGTGAGGAGGGAACCGCTGGCAGAGGATGGCAGCTGGGAAAGCGGTTCAGAGGAGGATGAGGCCGGCACAGCCTTTGATGTGGAGACAGATTCTGACATGAACAGTCAGGAGTCTCGTTCGGACCTAGAAGACATGGAGGATGCCGAGAATGCTccacaacagcagcagcaagagGAAGAGGAGCAGCCACAACTGTCTAGGGAGGAAAACTCGACCCCTCCAGTAACCAATGGCCCTCTAGTCTCCAATGATGCCAGTATCAGCAGTAACCTGCAGGCCATGTCCTCTCAGCTTTTCCAGGCCAAACGCTGCTTCAGGCTTGCACCCACCTTTAGTAATGTACTGCTTCGCCCCCCGTCTACCAATAAGCCCACCCCAGACTCAAACCCTGCCCCTACGCAAGAAGTCACACCCCCTCCTGGTGAAACGCCAAGCAACATCAGTCCGGAGATTGCTAATGGAACCAATGACAATG ATCCTGACTCTGATTCTGAAAGTAGTGAACACAGCAACCAATCGTTTCACTGTGAGAAAACCCTTTCTGAGCGTCTGGAGATTCTGACGAATCAGGGACTCATTCAGATAGTTAAAGTCTTTTTGGATTGGCTGAGGACAAACACTGATATCATCCTCATGTGTGCTCAG AGTTCTCAGAGCTTGTGGAACAGACTCTCAGTGCTTCTGAACTTACTACCTGATGGCAGCAAGATATTGGAAGCAG ATTTGTGTCTGAATAAGGAAGTAAAAGACCTTCTGAATGAGTGTGAGCAGCCTGGTTTGGTCCAGACACTGCTGTTGCCCGAGGATTTGGCCCTCCGTCACCTTCCTGCTCTTAGTGTGGCCCATCGACGCCTGGACTTCACTAGCCAGAGACCCCCTCTTACTCCTCTTGTGGAG TCTGTGGTGCGCGTGTGCTGTATTCGCAGCTTTGGGCACTTCCTCACAAATCTCCAAGGCAACGTGTTACACTTCAACCCTGAGGCGGGCATCTTCACCAgcatcagccaatcagagcagGAGAACCTGGTTCAGCAGGCCAAGGCCCAGTTCCGCATG GCAGAAAAGGAAGCTCGCAGGAACCGACTCATGAGAGACATGGCCCAGCTGCGCCTACAG TTGGAGGTTTCGCAGCTGGAGGGCAGTCTGCAGCAGCCCAAAGCCCAGTCCTCTATGTCTCCTTACCTGGTACCAGATACAGCTGTTCTCTGCCAGCACTTGGGTCTGCTCAGACAGCTGGCTGCCAGTGGCTGCTTTATCATCATCATCCCTCGCACTG TGATTGATGGTCTGGATATGCTGAAAAAAGAGAACGCTGGAGCGAGAGATGGCATCCGTTTCCTTGAGACAGAGTTTCGGAAGGGGAACCG ATACATCCGCTGTCAGAAAGAGTCGGGGAGAAGTTTTGAGAGGGATAAATTAAAACGACAGGACATAGAAGCCTG GCACCTGTATAAAATGGTGGACAGTTGTCGTCAGCTGACAGGATCTCAGAACAGTGGAGATGAAGACACAGCTGGCATGGTGACCATTCTAACGGGACACTCATTAGAGGAGTTGACTGAAAGATCAGCTCCTATGAAG GCGGCTGTCCTGGCTGTGGCAGCAGCAGGCATGGAGCTGAAGAATATTACGGAATTCTACCGGCAGTGGAAAGAGATGGGCTGA
- the LOC127453087 gene encoding nonsense-mediated mRNA decay factor SMG5 isoform X2, whose product MFLHPVDYGRKAEELLWRKVYYEVIQVIKTNKKHIHSRSALECAYRTHLIAGVGFFQHLLLYIQSHYQLELQDCIDWTHVTDPLIGRKKPVSATLKEMEWAQMACHRCLVYLGDLARYQNELAGVEAEQLAERFYHQALSVAPHIGMPFNQLGTLAGSKFYNVEATYNYLRCIQSETPFDGAYGNLKRLFDKAAKMYHQVKKQEMKKLSPSRQRSKDIKRLLVSFMYLQSLLQPKNSLMETELTSLCQSVLEDFNLVLFYQPLPAHGSHSASEEEEEHESVCSVLPDSLIFKIVVTCLMVVHSLKRGASKQYSASIAFTLALFSHLVNHVNIRLQAELEEGESDVPPLRTDNTDNPDARDHSSAAPSEERTIQNGSLEEEDEEKENEEGKPKGNGRTVEMKKGLEKKRSAEEKQKQKRKFSRLSMLRRRRCAHKQDESDLSEGFESDEEEDDEDVRPVDGLGASRVQVNALGREVRREPLAEDGSWESGSEEDEAGTAFDVETDSDMNSQESRSDLEDMEDAENAPQQQQQEEEEQPQLSREENSTPPVTNGPLVSNDASISSNLQAMSSQLFQAKRCFRLAPTFSNVLLRPPSTNKPTPDSNPAPTQEVTPPPGETPSNISPEIANGTNDNDPDSDSESSEHSNQSFHCEKTLSERLEILTNQGLIQIVKVFLDWLRTNTDIILMCAQSSQSLWNRLSVLLNLLPDGSKILEADLCLNKEVKDLLNECEQPGLVQTLLLPEDLALRHLPALSVAHRRLDFTSQRPPLTPLVESVVRVCCIRSFGHFLTNLQGNVLHFNPEAGIFTSISQSEQENLVQQAKAQFRMAEKEARRNRLMRDMAQLRLQLEVSQLEGSLQQPKAQSSMSPYLVPDTAVLCQHLGLLRQLAASGCFIIIIPRTVIDGLDMLKKENAGARDGIRFLETEFRKGNRYIRCQKESGRSFERDKLKRQDIEAWHLYKMVDSCRQLTGSQNSGDEDTAGMVTILTGHSLEELTERSAPMKAAVLAVAAAGMELKNITEFYRQWKEMG is encoded by the exons ATGTTCCTGCATCCTGTGGACTATGGACGCAAGGCAGAAGAACTGCTGTGGAGGAAGGTCTACTATGAGGTCATACAGGTCATCAAGACCAACAAGAAG CATATTCACAGCCGCAGTGCTCTGGAGTGTGCGTACAGGACCCATCTGATTGCCGGGGTGGGCTTCTTTCAACACCTGCTGCTCTACATCCAGTCACACTATCAACTGGAGCTGCAGGACTGCATTGACTGGACACACGTCACAGACCCGCTCATCG GTCGTAAGAAACCAGTCTCAGCCACCCTTAAAGAGATGGAGTGGGCCCAGATGGCATGTCACAGATGCCTTGTGTACTTGGGAGATCTCG CGCGGTACCAGAATGAACTGGCGGGAGTGGAGGCAGAGCAGCTGGCTGAACGCTTTTATCATCAGGCCCTGTCTGTCGCACCTCACATCG GAATGCCATTTAATCAGTTGGGTACGCTTGCTGGAAGTAAATTTTATAACGTGGAGGCTACTTACAATTACCTGCGCTG CATTCAGTCGGAGACTCCCTTTGACGGGGCTTATGGGAATTTAAAGCGTCTGTTTGACAAAGCAGCCAAGATGTACCACCAAGTGAAGAAACAAGAGATGAAGAAACTTTCACCATCACGCCAGAG GTCAAAAGACATCAAAAGACTACTAGTGAGCTTCATGTATTTGCAGAGCCTGTTGCAGCCAAAGAACAG TTTGATGGAGACGGAGTTGACATCATTGTGCCAGTCCGTGCTGGAGGACTTTAACCTGGTGCTGTTCTACCAGCCTCTTCCTGCTCATGGCAGCCATTCGGccagtgaggaggaggaggaacatGAATctgtctgctctgtgctgcctgatAGCCTCATATTCAAGATTGTGGTCACTTGCCTTATGGTGGTGCACAGCCTGAAGAGAGGGG CTTCAAAGCAGTACAGCGCCTCCATCGCCTTCACATTGGCTCTGTTCTCCCATCTGGTCAATCATGTGAACATTCGACTGCAAGCTGAGCTGGAAGAGGGGGAGAGTGATGTCCCACCCTTACGCACTGATAACACTG ACAACCCTGATGCCAGAGATCACAGCAGTGCTGCTCCTTCGGAGGAGAGAACCATTCAGAACGGCTCACTGGAAGAAGAGGATGAGGAGAAAGAGAATGAGGAGGGCAAGCCCAAGGGCAATGGCAGGACGGtggagatgaagaaagggttggAGAAAAAGAGGTCCGCTGAGGAGAAGCAAAAGCAGAAGAGGAAGTTCTCACGGCTCTCCATGCTCCGCCGCAGACGCTGCGCACACAAGCAGGACGAGAGTGACCTAAGCGAAGGATTTGAGAGTGACGAAGAAGAGGATGACGAAGATGTCCGGCCAGTTGACGGTCTAGGAGCCTCCAGGGTCCAGGTGAATGCTTTAGGGAGGGAGGTGAGGAGGGAACCGCTGGCAGAGGATGGCAGCTGGGAAAGCGGTTCAGAGGAGGATGAGGCCGGCACAGCCTTTGATGTGGAGACAGATTCTGACATGAACAGTCAGGAGTCTCGTTCGGACCTAGAAGACATGGAGGATGCCGAGAATGCTccacaacagcagcagcaagagGAAGAGGAGCAGCCACAACTGTCTAGGGAGGAAAACTCGACCCCTCCAGTAACCAATGGCCCTCTAGTCTCCAATGATGCCAGTATCAGCAGTAACCTGCAGGCCATGTCCTCTCAGCTTTTCCAGGCCAAACGCTGCTTCAGGCTTGCACCCACCTTTAGTAATGTACTGCTTCGCCCCCCGTCTACCAATAAGCCCACCCCAGACTCAAACCCTGCCCCTACGCAAGAAGTCACACCCCCTCCTGGTGAAACGCCAAGCAACATCAGTCCGGAGATTGCTAATGGAACCAATGACAATG ATCCTGACTCTGATTCTGAAAGTAGTGAACACAGCAACCAATCGTTTCACTGTGAGAAAACCCTTTCTGAGCGTCTGGAGATTCTGACGAATCAGGGACTCATTCAGATAGTTAAAGTCTTTTTGGATTGGCTGAGGACAAACACTGATATCATCCTCATGTGTGCTCAG AGTTCTCAGAGCTTGTGGAACAGACTCTCAGTGCTTCTGAACTTACTACCTGATGGCAGCAAGATATTGGAAGCAG ATTTGTGTCTGAATAAGGAAGTAAAAGACCTTCTGAATGAGTGTGAGCAGCCTGGTTTGGTCCAGACACTGCTGTTGCCCGAGGATTTGGCCCTCCGTCACCTTCCTGCTCTTAGTGTGGCCCATCGACGCCTGGACTTCACTAGCCAGAGACCCCCTCTTACTCCTCTTGTGGAG TCTGTGGTGCGCGTGTGCTGTATTCGCAGCTTTGGGCACTTCCTCACAAATCTCCAAGGCAACGTGTTACACTTCAACCCTGAGGCGGGCATCTTCACCAgcatcagccaatcagagcagGAGAACCTGGTTCAGCAGGCCAAGGCCCAGTTCCGCATG GCAGAAAAGGAAGCTCGCAGGAACCGACTCATGAGAGACATGGCCCAGCTGCGCCTACAG TTGGAGGTTTCGCAGCTGGAGGGCAGTCTGCAGCAGCCCAAAGCCCAGTCCTCTATGTCTCCTTACCTGGTACCAGATACAGCTGTTCTCTGCCAGCACTTGGGTCTGCTCAGACAGCTGGCTGCCAGTGGCTGCTTTATCATCATCATCCCTCGCACTG TGATTGATGGTCTGGATATGCTGAAAAAAGAGAACGCTGGAGCGAGAGATGGCATCCGTTTCCTTGAGACAGAGTTTCGGAAGGGGAACCG ATACATCCGCTGTCAGAAAGAGTCGGGGAGAAGTTTTGAGAGGGATAAATTAAAACGACAGGACATAGAAGCCTG GCACCTGTATAAAATGGTGGACAGTTGTCGTCAGCTGACAGGATCTCAGAACAGTGGAGATGAAGACACAGCTGGCATGGTGACCATTCTAACGGGACACTCATTAGAGGAGTTGACTGAAAGATCAGCTCCTATGAAG GCGGCTGTCCTGGCTGTGGCAGCAGCAGGCATGGAGCTGAAGAATATTACGGAATTCTACCGGCAGTGGAAAGAGATGGGCTGA